ACGGCGCTCGGCTCGATCTCCTTCCTGGCGCTGGAGGCCATCGGCGGGGCGATCACGCTGAGCTACGGCTTCACCAACGCGGCCCTCGCCATCCTGGCCGCCGCCGTCCTGATCTTCGCCAGCGCCCTGCCGATCAGCTACTACGCCAGCCGTTACGGCGTGGACATGGACCTGCTGACGCGCGGCGCCGGCTTCGGCTACATCGGCTCCACCATCACGTCGCTGATCTACGCCTCCTTCACCTTCATCTTCTTCGCCATCGAGGCGGCGATCATGGCGACCGCGCTGGAGATGGTCTTCGGCCTGCCGCTCGCCGCCGGCTACGTCGTCAGCTCGCTTCTGGTCATCCCGCTGGTCGCCTACGGCTTCACCGTCATCAGCCGCCTCCAGCTGTGGACGCAGCCGCTGTGGCTGGCGCTGCACGCCCTGCCCTTCCTGTTCATCGCCGTCCAGGACCGCGAGTCCTTCGACGCCTGGACCAGCTTCACCGGCCAGGCGGCGGAGGCCGGCGGCACTTTCGACCTGATGCTGTTCGGTGCTGCGGCGTCGGTGGTGTTCTCCCTCCTGGCGCAGATCGGCGAGCAGGTCGATTTCATCCGCTTCCTGCCCTACGACCCCGACGCCACCGGCGCCAAGCGGCTGCGCTGGTGGGCGGCGCTGGTGGCCGCCGGGCCGGGCTGGATCGTCATCGGCACGATCAAGCTGCTGCTCGGCTCCTTCCTGGTGGTGCTGGCGCTGCAGAACGCCGTGCCGCTGGAGATGGCGGCGGAGCCGACGCAGATGTACCTCGTCGCCTTCCACTATGTGACGCCGTCGCCGCAGCTCGCCCTCGGCCTGACCGGCCTGTTCGTCGTGCTGTCGCAGCTCAAGATCAACGTCACCAACACCTACGCCGGCTCCATCGCCTGGTCGAACTTCTTCTCGCGCCTGACCCACAGCCATCCCGGCCGGGTGGTCTGGGTGGTGTTCAACGTCGTCATCGGCCTGATGCTGATGGAACTCGGCATCTACAAGACGCTGGAGCCGGTGCTGGGGCTCTATTCCAGCGTCGCCGCCTCCTGGATCGGCGCGCTGGTCGCCGATCTGGTGGTGAACAAGCCGCTGGGCCTCAGCCCGCGCCACGTCGAGTTCAAGCGCGCCCACCTCTACGACATCAACCCGGTGGGCGTCGGCGCCATGCTGCTGGCGACGGTGCTGTCGATGCTGGCCTTCCTCGACGCGCTGGGGCCGACACTGAGGGTCTGCGCGCCCTTCCTCGCCTTCGGAACCGCCTTCGTCGCGGCCCCAGCCATCGCCTGGGCGACGCGCGGCGGCACCTACATCGCGCGCCGCCCCTTCGACGACTGGAACGGCGAGGAGGCGATCCGCTGCTGCATCTGCCAGCACGCCTTCGAGACGGAGGACATGGCCCACTGCCCGGTCTATGCCGGGGCGATCTGCTCGCTCTGCTGCTCGCTGGACGCCCGCTGCGGCGACGGCTGCAAGAGCGACGCCCGGCTGGGCGTGCAGCTGCGCCGCGCGCTGGACGCCGTCCTGCCGCCGCGGGCGGCGACGGCGCTGAAGGCCCGGCTCGGCCATTATCTGGGCGTGCTGCTGATGCTGGCGCTGGCGGTCGGCGCCGTGCTGTCGCTGGTCTATGTCGAGGTCGCCTCCGTCAACGCCGAGGCGCAGGCGCTGATCGGCAGCACGCTGTGGAAGGTCTTCTTCATCCTGATGATCGTCGCCGGCGTCGCCACCTGGCTGTTCGTCCTGGCGCGGGAAAGCCGCAAGGTGGCGCAGGAGGAGACGCAGAAGCAGACCGCCCTGCTGATCCAGGAGATCGAGGCCCACGAGCGCACCGACGCCCAGCTGCAGAAGGCCAAGGAGGCGGCGGAGGCGGCGAACCTCGCCAAGAGCCGCTATCTCGTCGGCATCGGCCACGAGTTCCGCACGCCGCTGAGCGCCATCTTCGGCTATGCGCAGATCCTGGAGCGCGACCCCGCCATGCCGCCGCACCGGGTCGACGCCGTCCGCGTCATCCGGCGCAGCGCCGAGCATCTGGCCGGCCTGCTCGACGGCCTGCTGGACGTGTCGAAGATCGAAAGCGGCCGGCTGCAGCTGAACCGGGGCGAGGTGCGCTTCGGCGACCTGCTCGACCAGCTCGTCGGCATGTTCCACCTCCAGGCGGAGGCCAAGGGCATCGCCTTCCGCTTCGACGCGCCGGAGGACCTGCCGCCGGTCGTCTTCACCGACGAGGGGCGCATCCGCCAGATCCTCATCAACCTGCTGTCCAACGCCATCAAATTCACCGATTCCGGCTCGGTCTGCCTGCGCGTGCGCCACCGCAGCCAGATCGCCGAGTTCGAGGTGGAGGACACCGGTCCCGGCATCGCCGAGGCCGACCGCGAGCGCATCTTCGAACCGTTCGAGCGCGGATCGGCCGCCAACCCGATGGTGCCCGGCATGGGCCTCGGCCTGACCATCACCAAGCTGCTGACCGAGGTGATGGGCGGCGAGATCACCGTGACCAGCACGCCCGGCAAGGGCAGCCTGTTCCGGGTGCGGCTGATGATGTCGGCGGCGATGCTGTCCACCGCCGCCAGCCAGCCCGACCATCCGATCCGCGGCTATCGCGGGCCGCGCCTGACCGTTCTGGTCACCGACGACGACCTCGCCCACCGCAACCTGCTGGCCGATCTGCTGGCGGAGCTGGGATTCACCGTGTTCAAGGCGACCGACGGGCCGAACTGCCTCGCCCTGGCGGAGCTGCACCGGCCGGACATCCTGCTGCTCGACATCTCCATGCCCGGCATGAACGGGCTGGAGGTGGCGCGGCGCCTGCGTGCCGCCGGCCACACCGACACCACCATCATCCTGGTGTCCGCCGACACGCGGGAGGACCGCTCCGGTGCCGGTTCCGGTTTCGGCGCCGACGGCGACCAGCCCCACGACGGGTTCGCCGCCAAGCCGGTGTCCATCCCGAAGCTGCTGGCCTGCATCGGCCGGCTTCGCGGCATCGCGTGGGAGTACGAGGCGCCGGCCGACACCGACGCCGGACCGCCGGTCTTCGCCGCGTCGGAGCTGCCGCCGCAGCACCACATCGCCGAGCTGATCCATCTCGGCCGCATCGGCTACGTGCGCGGCATGCAGGCCAAGCTCGCCGAGATCGCCGCCGCCCATCCGG
This genomic stretch from Azospirillum sp. TSH58 harbors:
- a CDS encoding ATP-binding protein — its product is MAGRQRVVAIRRTYNRWVANQTLEDYALRFTARKARRWSPLRVANTALGSISFLALEAIGGAITLSYGFTNAALAILAAAVLIFASALPISYYASRYGVDMDLLTRGAGFGYIGSTITSLIYASFTFIFFAIEAAIMATALEMVFGLPLAAGYVVSSLLVIPLVAYGFTVISRLQLWTQPLWLALHALPFLFIAVQDRESFDAWTSFTGQAAEAGGTFDLMLFGAAASVVFSLLAQIGEQVDFIRFLPYDPDATGAKRLRWWAALVAAGPGWIVIGTIKLLLGSFLVVLALQNAVPLEMAAEPTQMYLVAFHYVTPSPQLALGLTGLFVVLSQLKINVTNTYAGSIAWSNFFSRLTHSHPGRVVWVVFNVVIGLMLMELGIYKTLEPVLGLYSSVAASWIGALVADLVVNKPLGLSPRHVEFKRAHLYDINPVGVGAMLLATVLSMLAFLDALGPTLRVCAPFLAFGTAFVAAPAIAWATRGGTYIARRPFDDWNGEEAIRCCICQHAFETEDMAHCPVYAGAICSLCCSLDARCGDGCKSDARLGVQLRRALDAVLPPRAATALKARLGHYLGVLLMLALAVGAVLSLVYVEVASVNAEAQALIGSTLWKVFFILMIVAGVATWLFVLARESRKVAQEETQKQTALLIQEIEAHERTDAQLQKAKEAAEAANLAKSRYLVGIGHEFRTPLSAIFGYAQILERDPAMPPHRVDAVRVIRRSAEHLAGLLDGLLDVSKIESGRLQLNRGEVRFGDLLDQLVGMFHLQAEAKGIAFRFDAPEDLPPVVFTDEGRIRQILINLLSNAIKFTDSGSVCLRVRHRSQIAEFEVEDTGPGIAEADRERIFEPFERGSAANPMVPGMGLGLTITKLLTEVMGGEITVTSTPGKGSLFRVRLMMSAAMLSTAASQPDHPIRGYRGPRLTVLVTDDDLAHRNLLADLLAELGFTVFKATDGPNCLALAELHRPDILLLDISMPGMNGLEVARRLRAAGHTDTTIILVSADTREDRSGAGSGFGADGDQPHDGFAAKPVSIPKLLACIGRLRGIAWEYEAPADTDAGPPVFAASELPPQHHIAELIHLGRIGYVRGMQAKLAEIAAAHPELERFVGRMRTLVSNYDLNQYMAALEAVYRDDSHDNSRPVMPGHDKPRHDESSHDESSHDDEIRNQTA